GGCGACGGTCGCCGTGGTGAAGCCGGACGGCGTGGTGACGTGGACCGTCGCCCCCATCCGCGCCCGTCCGCCCTTGACGAGCGCGAGCGCGATGGAGCGGCCGCAATTGACGCTGGCATAGCTCGACGTGACGTGGCCGATGATCGGCATCGGCACGGGCGCCTTTGGATCGGTCACGACCTGCGCGCCCTCCTCCAGCACCACGGCCGGGTCGGTCGCGAGCAGGCCCACGAGCTGCTTGCGCTCCGGCGAGGCCATCTCCGGCCGGGCGAGCGAGCGCTTGCCGACGAAATCGGCCTTGGTCTTGGCGATCATGCCGGCAAGGCCGAGATCGTCCGGCGTCACCGTGCCGTCGGTCTCCTGCCCGACGATGATGAAGCCGCGCTCGGCGCGCAGAACGTGCATGGTCTCGGTGCCGTAGGGCACGATGCCGTAGAGTTCGCCCGCGGCATGGATCGCCTCCCACACCGAGCGGCCGTAATCCGCCGGCACGTTGATCTCGTAGCCGACCTCGCCGGTGAACGAGACGCGGAACACCCGCGCCGGCGCCCCGGCGACGCGCCCCTCGCGATAGGCCATGTGCGGGAACGCGGCCGGCGCGAGGTCGATGCCCTCGACGAGCGGCGCGATGGTCTCGCGCGCCTTCGGCCCCTGCACCGCGATCACCGCCCACTGCTCGGTGATGGACGTGAGGAACACCTTCAGATCCGGCCATTCGGTCTGAAGATAGTCTTCCATGTGGGCGAGCACGCGGGGGGCGCCGCCGGTGGTGGTGGTGACGTGGAAGCGGTCGGGCGCGAGCCGCGCGACGACGCCGTCGTCGAACACGAAGCCGTCTTCCTTCAGCATCAGGCCGTAGCGGCAGCGGCCGGGTTCGAGCTTCAGCCAGGCATTGATGTAGAGCCGGTTCATGAATTCGGCCGCGTCCGGCCCCACCACCTCGATCTTGCCGAGGGTGGAGGCATCGAACAGGCCGACGCCGGTACGCACCGCGCGGCATTCGCGCGCCACGGCGGCGTGCATGTCCTCTCCGGCGCGCGGGAAATAATGCGCGCGCTTCCACAGCCCCACGTCCTCGAACGCCGCGCCGTGCTCGGCCGCCCAGTCGTGGATCGGCGTCTTGCGGGCCGGGTCGAACAGCGGCCCCTTGTTCGGACCGATCAGGGTGCCGAAGGTGACGGGCGTGAACGGCGGGCGGAAGGTCGTGGTGCCGACCGCCGGCACCGGCTTGTGCAGCGTATCGGCGATGATGCCGAGCGCCGTCATGTTGGAGGTCTTGCCCTGGTCGGTCGCCATGCCGTTGGTGGTGTAGCGCTTGACGTGCTCGACCGACTCGAACCCTTCCTTGACCGCGAGCCGCACGTCCTTGGCGGTCACGTCGTTCTGGAAGTCCACGAACGCGCGCACGCGCATCCGGTCGGCGTCGGTCGGCAGTTCGCGCACCGGCTTGAAGCCGGCGAACACCGGGCTCGCCGCGAAGGTGCGCTCGGCGTGGGATCCCGCCGCCGCCGCGCCCGCGGCGAAGCCGTCGTCCAGGCAGCCCGCGAGCTGGTAGGTCCCGGCCGCCGCGCCCGCAGCGCGCACCGCCTGCGACGGCGCGCCCGGCACGAAGGCGTCGATCGCCTCGTCGAAGGCGAGCTTGCCGCGCGACTGGGAGAACAGGTGCACCGCCGGCGTCCAGCCGCCGGACATCGCCACGCAGTCGCACAGGAGCGTGCGGCGCTGGCCGCGCACCTCGCCGTGGGGGCCGAGCTTGGCGACGACCACGGAGGAGACGCGCCCGCGCCCCGACGTGCCGACCACGGTGTGCCCGGTCAGCACCGTGACGCCGCGGCCCCTGAGCAGCGCCGTCTCCGGCCCGCATTCGCCTTCGAAGCGGTAATCGACCACGGTGACGTCGAGCCCGGCGTTCTGCGCGTCCTCCGCCGCCCGGTAGGCCGAGGCGCCGTTGATGACGAACACGATCTGAGTGCCCGGCGCGACCGCCCAGCGGTTGATATAGGCGCGCACGCTTTCGGCCAGCATCACGCCCGGCCGGTCGTTGCCGGCGAAGATCAGCGGCCGCTCATGGGCGCCGGTCGCCAGAACAACCTCGCCGGCGCGGACCTGCCACAGCCGTTCGCGCGGCTGGCCGGCGGCGGGGCGGGCGATATGGTCGCTCACCCGCTCCGCCATGACGACGTGGTTCTGGTTGTAGTAGCCGAACGCGGTGGTGCGCGGCAGCACGATGACGTTGTCGCGCTCTTCCAGCGCGTTGCGGGTCTCGGCGAGCCACTTCATCGCCGAGCGGCCCTCGATCTCGGCCGTGACCTCGTGCAGGAGCGAGCCGCCGACTTCCTGCTGCTCGTCGGCGAGGATCACCCGCTTGCCGGCCTCGGAGGCGGCGAGCGCGGCGGCGAGCCCAGCGGGCCCGGCGCCGACCACGAGCACGTCGCAATGGGCGTGGCGGTTGGCGTAGCGATCGGGATCCGGCCGGCCCGGCGCGCGGCCGAGGCCGGCGGCGGCGCGGATGCGCGGCTCGTAGACCTTGTCCCAGAAGCCCTTCGGCCACATGAAGGTCTTGTAGTAGAACCCCGCCGGCAGGAGCGGCCAGACCCGGTCGTTGACGACGCCGATATCGAACTGCAGCGATGGCCAGTGGTTCTGCGAACCGACGTGCAGCCCCTCGGTCGCGGCCGTCACCGTGGCGCGGTTATTGGGATCCACCCGGCCGATGCCGCGATCGACCGACAACAGCGCGTTCGGCTCGTCCGAGCCGTGGCTCACGATGCCGCGCGGCCGGTGATACTTGAACGACCGTCCGACGAAGTGCACCCCGCTCGCCAAGAGCGCCGAGGCGACGGTGTCGCCCTCGAAGGCCGGGATCGCGGTGCCATTGAAATGGATGGTGATCGGCGCGCCGCGGTCGATGCGGCCCCCGCGCGGCAGGCGGTAGCGGGCGGGTGCGTTGGTCTCGGCGTCCATCAGCGCGCCTCCCCGTTCGCCGCCGGCGCGGCAGTCTGCACATCCGGCCGCGGCGTTCCCATCGGATAGGTCGCGAGGAACTTGTCGCTCACGGTGTCGCGCAGCGCGTTGAACCAGCGCCGGCAGCCGTGCAGGTGGTTCCAGCGCTCGGCATGCACGCCCTTCGGGTTGGTGCGGTAATAGAGATAGGCCGTCCAGGTGGCGTCATCGGTCTCGGACGGCACCGCCGGGCGGGCAATGTGCGCCTCGCCGCCGCAGTGGAACTCGATCTCCGGCCTTGCGCCGCAATAGGGACACTCGACGAGCAGCATCGGGACCTCGGATTCCTCAGGCGACCGGCCGGAGCGCCGGCGGGCGGGAACGGCATGAATTGAAGCGGAACGGGTGAGACGGCATCGCCGCCGCCCCTCAGTGGGCGACGGCCGCGGCCGCCGCCTCGTCGATCAGGTAGCCCGTGCGGAAACGGTCGAGGCTGAACGGCGCGTTGATCCGGTGCGGCTCGTCCTTGGCGATGGTCCAGGCGAACACGTTGCCCGACCCCGGCGTCGCCTTGAAGCCGCCGGTGCCCCAGCCGCAATTGACGTAGAGCCCCGGCACCGGCGTCT
The Pseudoxanthobacter soli DSM 19599 DNA segment above includes these coding regions:
- a CDS encoding sarcosine oxidase subunit alpha family protein encodes the protein MDAETNAPARYRLPRGGRIDRGAPITIHFNGTAIPAFEGDTVASALLASGVHFVGRSFKYHRPRGIVSHGSDEPNALLSVDRGIGRVDPNNRATVTAATEGLHVGSQNHWPSLQFDIGVVNDRVWPLLPAGFYYKTFMWPKGFWDKVYEPRIRAAAGLGRAPGRPDPDRYANRHAHCDVLVVGAGPAGLAAALAASEAGKRVILADEQQEVGGSLLHEVTAEIEGRSAMKWLAETRNALEERDNVIVLPRTTAFGYYNQNHVVMAERVSDHIARPAAGQPRERLWQVRAGEVVLATGAHERPLIFAGNDRPGVMLAESVRAYINRWAVAPGTQIVFVINGASAYRAAEDAQNAGLDVTVVDYRFEGECGPETALLRGRGVTVLTGHTVVGTSGRGRVSSVVVAKLGPHGEVRGQRRTLLCDCVAMSGGWTPAVHLFSQSRGKLAFDEAIDAFVPGAPSQAVRAAGAAAGTYQLAGCLDDGFAAGAAAAGSHAERTFAASPVFAGFKPVRELPTDADRMRVRAFVDFQNDVTAKDVRLAVKEGFESVEHVKRYTTNGMATDQGKTSNMTALGIIADTLHKPVPAVGTTTFRPPFTPVTFGTLIGPNKGPLFDPARKTPIHDWAAEHGAAFEDVGLWKRAHYFPRAGEDMHAAVARECRAVRTGVGLFDASTLGKIEVVGPDAAEFMNRLYINAWLKLEPGRCRYGLMLKEDGFVFDDGVVARLAPDRFHVTTTTGGAPRVLAHMEDYLQTEWPDLKVFLTSITEQWAVIAVQGPKARETIAPLVEGIDLAPAAFPHMAYREGRVAGAPARVFRVSFTGEVGYEINVPADYGRSVWEAIHAAGELYGIVPYGTETMHVLRAERGFIIVGQETDGTVTPDDLGLAGMIAKTKADFVGKRSLARPEMASPERKQLVGLLATDPAVVLEEGAQVVTDPKAPVPMPIIGHVTSSYASVNCGRSIALALVKGGRARMGATVHVTTPSGFTTATVAEPVFLDPKGERVHG
- a CDS encoding sarcosine oxidase subunit delta produces the protein MLLVECPYCGARPEIEFHCGGEAHIARPAVPSETDDATWTAYLYYRTNPKGVHAERWNHLHGCRRWFNALRDTVSDKFLATYPMGTPRPDVQTAAPAANGEAR